The Schistocerca gregaria isolate iqSchGreg1 chromosome 1, iqSchGreg1.2, whole genome shotgun sequence genome includes a window with the following:
- the LOC126343060 gene encoding programmed cell death protein 4 produces the protein MMEQDMINGQDNDIDEAAEDGVVNGDIAGKAGPVDSKASDSVSVDNRIKRKARRLIKQLSKEVVTNGTSVALRKNSRRPRNGFGRGLPKKGGAGGKGVWGKLGSELEEADVDMNDPNYDDDSLDSGDVALETIIPQLSEEEIRKAAEPIILEYFEHGDTAEAALAFDELNCANKRFMIPMLAIEIAMDHKPSHREMTSVLISDFYGRVVSQKDIALAFDLLLKNLPDLILDTPDAATVLGNFIARAVADDCLPPKFVMSYKDKVECEHARKALSRADTLLSIKHGMVRLDNVWGVGGGLRPVKYLTRQMTLLLQEYLSSEDLQEATRCLLELEVPHFHHELVYEAVVMTIEAINGHTEELMCKLLKSLYSAIIITPDMMDRGFLRVYEDMPDICLDVPLAYTVLERFVERCQKAGILGEEVIKKLPSRGRKRFVSEGDGGRVKSYDFV, from the exons ATGATGGAGCAGGATATGATTAACGGCCAGGACAATGATATTGACGAGGCAGCAGAAGATGGCGTCGTGAATGGCGATATAGCTGGAAAAGCCGGTCCAGTTGATTCTAAGGCTAGTGACTCAGTTTCTGTGGATAACAGAATTAAGCGCAAAGCTAGAAGGCTGATCAAGCAGCTAAGCAAGGAAGTTGTAACAAATGGTACGTCGGTTGCTCTTCGTAAAAATAGCCGTCGACCAAGAAATGGTTTTGGCAGAGGACTGCCGAAGAAAG GTGGTGCTGGAGGTAAAGGAGTTTGGGGTAAACTGGGATCAGAACTGGAGGAAGCTGATGTTGACATGAATGATCCAAATTATGATGATGATTCTTTGGACAGCGGAGATGTTGCACTTGAGACAATCATTCCACAGTTATCAGAAGAGGAAATTAGG AAAGCTGCCGAACCTattattctggaatattttgaGCATGGTGACACAGCTGAAGCAGCATTAGCTTTTGATGAACTGAACTGTGCCAACAAGAGGTTTATG ATTCCTATGCTGGCTATAGAAATTGCAATGGATCACAAACCATCTCACCGTGAAATGACATCAGTCCTGATATCAGACTTCTATGGCCGCGTCGTTTCACAGAAAGACATTGCCTTAG CGTTTGATCTCCTGTTGAAAAATCTTCCTGATCTTATTTTGGATACACCTGACGCAGCCACAGTTTTGGGCAATTTTATTGCAAGAGCAGTGGCTGATGACTGTCTTCCTCCCAAATTTGTCATGAGCTACAAGGACAAGGTGGAATGTGAGCATGCAAG GAAAGCTCTCAGTCGAGCTGATACTTTGCTTTCCATAAAGCACGGTATGGTCAGGCTTGATAATGTGTGGGGTGTCGGTGGTGGATTGAGGCCTGTAAAATACTTGACGCGCCAGATGACACTACTACTGCAAGAATACTTATCATCAGAAGATCTTCAGGAAGCGACCAGATGCTTATTGGAGCTTGAGGTGCCTCATTTTCACCATGAATTAGTTTACGAg gcTGTTGTAATGACAATAGAAGCTATTAATGGCCACACAGAAGAACTTATGTGTAAATTATTGAAGTCTCTGTACAGTGCAATTATAATAACACCAGATATGATGGACAGG GGTTTCCTCAGAGTGTATGAAGATATGCCAGATATTTGCCTTGATGTTCCTCTAGCTTACACAGTTTTGGAAAGATTTGTAGAAAGATGTCAGAAAGCTGGAATCCTTGGCGAAGAGGTTATTAAGAAGCTGCCCTCGAG GGGCCGCAAGCGTTTTGTGTCTGAGGGTGATGGTGGTCGTGTGAAGAGCTATGATTTTGTTTGA